The proteins below come from a single Candidatus Aminicenantes bacterium genomic window:
- a CDS encoding lipid A deacylase LpxR family protein, translating to EMRGQTVRIGPVLLAVLAAALSLEAAGVSSRDAEQAARKAPGGVFSLLVDNDFFAATDRRYTNGIRIAWTSAELGRPEAPVKLPGWLEAASRALSFGRAAGGRRYLSIFLDQRIYTPEDITLTETPAGEHPYAGYTGIGLAFHSRDDDGMDTVEIDLGLVGPDSLAGEIQALWHRFFGFMAPSGWARQLKDEFVLGLAYDHRERVWASAAGRGIRTDGVARAGGSLSNALTAAGIGAGIRVGWNLPDDFGAAMIPAGPAGDPLLKNRRERSADRVRPAIYGYLTIEGQAVLRDIFLDGNTFRDGPHVEKYPFRGALTAGLALRFRSWSLAYGYVLGSRSFETEPRGHIYGTVRLSFFL from the coding sequence CGAGATGCGCGGACAAACGGTGCGGATCGGGCCGGTCCTTCTGGCGGTCTTGGCGGCCGCATTGTCCCTCGAGGCCGCGGGGGTGTCGTCCCGGGACGCGGAGCAAGCGGCCCGAAAAGCCCCCGGCGGGGTTTTTAGTCTCCTCGTCGACAACGATTTCTTTGCCGCGACCGACCGCCGATATACAAACGGCATCCGGATCGCCTGGACCTCGGCCGAGCTCGGACGGCCTGAGGCTCCCGTCAAGCTGCCCGGGTGGCTCGAAGCCGCGAGCCGGGCCCTGTCGTTCGGCCGGGCGGCCGGCGGCCGGCGTTACCTCTCCATCTTTCTCGACCAGCGGATTTATACGCCCGAAGACATCACCCTGACGGAGACGCCGGCCGGCGAACATCCGTACGCCGGCTATACCGGGATCGGGCTGGCCTTCCATAGCCGCGATGACGATGGCATGGATACGGTCGAAATCGACCTCGGATTGGTCGGCCCTGACTCGTTGGCGGGTGAAATCCAAGCGCTCTGGCACCGATTCTTTGGGTTCATGGCCCCTTCCGGCTGGGCCCGCCAGCTCAAGGACGAATTTGTCCTCGGCCTTGCTTACGACCATCGGGAGCGAGTCTGGGCCTCGGCCGCCGGCCGGGGCATAAGGACGGACGGAGTTGCCCGGGCGGGGGGATCGCTCTCTAACGCCCTGACAGCGGCCGGGATAGGGGCCGGGATTCGGGTCGGTTGGAACCTGCCTGATGATTTTGGCGCGGCGATGATCCCGGCCGGCCCGGCCGGGGACCCGCTTTTAAAGAATCGGCGCGAACGATCCGCCGATCGGGTCCGGCCGGCGATCTATGGCTATTTGACCATCGAGGGCCAGGCCGTCCTGCGAGACATTTTCCTGGACGGCAACACCTTTCGCGACGGCCCGCATGTCGAGAAATACCCGTTCCGGGGCGCTTTGACGGCCGGATTGGCCCTGCGCTTCAGGAGCTGGAGCTTGGCCTACGGGTATGTTCTTGGAAGCCGCAGCTTCGAGACGGAGCCGCGCGGGCACATCTATGGGACGGTCCGCCTGTCGTTCTTTCTCTGA
- a CDS encoding aminopeptidase, producing MNRKLDKAAERAITQALRLKRGESFLLVTDEAKLEIAEALARWARKAGAETTTYLMTEALRPIEGPSGLFRAMAEKAGALAYMLEARIEEKAFRGYMVGLAKSGGRVLMMPGITVDMMERLVAVDYTALDVFTRKIMVALRNAPDVRISNTDGTDISFSVKGRRWANSNGDIGRRGRHGNLPAGECYTCPVEETFTGRVVLRLIDDKLGRGVLEFEKGRLVKWSGRGVEAIVRHIGDDPTGLVIGEFGVGTNPGARICGNMLEAEKAFGTVHFAIGDSYGLGANASRHHYDALVADATIFAKGRFLAKAGKYLI from the coding sequence ATGAATAGAAAGCTGGACAAAGCCGCGGAACGGGCCATCACCCAGGCCCTGCGCCTGAAGCGGGGCGAGAGCTTCCTGCTCGTCACCGACGAGGCTAAGCTCGAGATCGCCGAAGCCCTGGCCCGCTGGGCCCGCAAGGCGGGTGCCGAAACCACGACCTACCTGATGACCGAGGCCCTGCGGCCGATCGAGGGACCGAGCGGGCTGTTCCGAGCCATGGCCGAGAAGGCCGGCGCGCTGGCCTACATGCTCGAAGCCCGGATCGAGGAGAAGGCCTTTCGCGGCTACATGGTCGGCTTGGCCAAGTCCGGCGGCCGCGTCCTGATGATGCCGGGCATCACCGTGGACATGATGGAACGGCTCGTGGCCGTGGACTACACGGCCCTGGATGTCTTCACCCGCAAGATCATGGTGGCGCTTCGCAACGCTCCCGACGTCCGGATCAGCAACACCGACGGCACGGACATTTCCTTCAGCGTCAAAGGCCGCCGCTGGGCCAACAGCAACGGCGATATCGGCCGCCGGGGGCGACACGGCAACCTGCCGGCAGGGGAATGCTACACCTGCCCGGTCGAGGAGACGTTCACCGGCCGGGTGGTCCTGCGGCTCATCGACGATAAGCTCGGCCGCGGCGTCCTAGAATTTGAGAAAGGCCGGCTCGTGAAATGGAGCGGCCGCGGAGTCGAGGCCATCGTCCGCCACATCGGCGACGACCCGACCGGTCTCGTCATCGGCGAGTTCGGCGTCGGGACGAACCCCGGCGCCCGCATCTGCGGCAACATGCTCGAAGCCGAGAAGGCCTTCGGCACCGTTCATTTCGCCATCGGCGATTCCTACGGCCTGGGAGCGAACGCCAGCCGGCACCATTACGATGCCCTCGTCGCGGACGCCACCATCTTCGCCAAAGGCCGCTTCCTGGCCAAGGCCGGGAAGTATCTGATTTAA
- a CDS encoding SurA N-terminal domain-containing protein, whose product MLRTMRQNMKSLKIVLWFIVAAFIVSIFVIWGGSGRLGEGQAGSVVATIGRHKIPTDEFLTGLRNRIESLKRDMKEIDRTVIEQLNLPQQVLEQIIEQRLLFDVADGLGIKASNAEVRERIMALPGLQRDGKFIGYDEYKRVLSYNRIPLSQFEGGIRQEIILSKTVAALTAGIVVTPQEVWDGYRLSKDTAKIEYLALESATITLAQAPDEAAVKAYFEGRKDAYKLPERREAGYVFIKNDDLKAEVELAEAEIAKYYQDNKAQFENPEQVKISRIFLPFAGKDKALVQAEAKSAHDRLQGGGDFAELAKAVSKDTKASAGGDWGLYDWRTLNPKEIEAVAKLALNKISDPIELADGIAILKVTQKDAAATTSLETAKPRIRTILQDQKARELAGQRMATLEKEARKAKSLEAAAKAANLKVQSTGLLKSGEALGDVDPAGSIASALFGLKDKDISAPLATYGGVALAELRKIEAPRPATFEEVKAQVATDLADALKKDLALAKIKEIRAKLNDKNWEDVAAAAKLEVKTVAEHKKEQYLSVIGESPETDNLAFSLPLKEISQPIDFKTGYAVMRVLARTEAVKEEFEKTKATETASLLEQKKNKFLQAYLAKLRGEKDIKIRYDAFLKASQDVLARYEKSGTGSTTN is encoded by the coding sequence ATGCTGAGAACCATGCGCCAGAACATGAAGTCGCTCAAGATCGTCCTCTGGTTCATCGTAGCCGCGTTCATCGTCTCGATCTTCGTCATCTGGGGCGGCTCGGGCCGCCTGGGCGAAGGCCAGGCCGGCTCCGTCGTCGCCACGATCGGCCGGCACAAAATCCCGACCGACGAATTCCTCACCGGCTTGCGCAACCGGATCGAGAGTCTCAAGCGGGACATGAAAGAGATCGACCGCACGGTCATCGAACAGCTCAACCTGCCCCAGCAGGTTCTGGAGCAGATCATCGAACAGCGGCTCCTCTTTGACGTCGCCGACGGCTTGGGCATCAAAGCCTCCAACGCCGAGGTCCGCGAGCGCATCATGGCCCTGCCCGGCCTGCAGCGGGACGGCAAGTTCATCGGTTACGACGAGTACAAGCGGGTCCTCTCCTACAATCGCATCCCCCTATCCCAATTCGAGGGCGGCATCCGCCAGGAGATCATCCTGAGCAAGACGGTGGCCGCGCTGACCGCGGGGATCGTCGTGACGCCGCAGGAAGTCTGGGATGGATACCGGTTGAGCAAGGACACCGCCAAGATCGAATACCTGGCCCTGGAATCGGCCACGATCACCCTGGCCCAAGCGCCGGACGAGGCCGCCGTCAAGGCCTACTTCGAAGGCCGCAAGGACGCCTACAAGCTGCCCGAGCGCCGCGAGGCCGGCTATGTCTTCATCAAGAACGACGACCTCAAAGCCGAGGTCGAGCTGGCCGAAGCCGAGATCGCCAAATACTACCAGGACAACAAGGCCCAGTTCGAGAATCCCGAACAGGTCAAGATCAGCCGGATCTTCCTCCCCTTCGCCGGCAAGGACAAGGCCCTGGTCCAGGCCGAGGCTAAAAGCGCCCACGATCGCCTCCAAGGGGGCGGGGATTTCGCCGAGCTGGCCAAGGCCGTTTCCAAGGACACCAAGGCCTCCGCCGGCGGCGACTGGGGGCTGTATGACTGGCGGACGCTCAATCCGAAGGAGATCGAGGCGGTGGCCAAGCTGGCCCTGAACAAGATCTCCGATCCGATCGAGCTGGCCGACGGCATCGCGATCCTCAAGGTGACCCAGAAGGACGCCGCCGCAACGACGTCCCTGGAAACGGCCAAGCCCCGCATCCGCACCATCCTGCAGGACCAGAAGGCCCGCGAGCTGGCCGGTCAGCGGATGGCCACTCTGGAGAAGGAAGCCCGCAAGGCCAAGAGCCTGGAAGCGGCGGCCAAGGCCGCCAATCTCAAGGTCCAGTCGACCGGCCTGCTCAAGAGCGGCGAAGCCCTGGGCGATGTCGACCCCGCGGGCTCGATCGCCTCCGCCCTGTTCGGGCTCAAGGACAAGGATATCTCGGCCCCCCTCGCCACCTACGGCGGCGTCGCCTTGGCCGAGCTCCGCAAGATCGAAGCTCCCCGGCCGGCGACCTTCGAGGAGGTCAAAGCCCAGGTTGCGACCGATCTCGCCGATGCCCTGAAAAAGGACTTGGCTCTGGCCAAGATCAAGGAGATTCGGGCCAAGCTGAACGACAAGAATTGGGAAGACGTCGCCGCGGCCGCCAAGCTCGAAGTCAAGACCGTGGCCGAGCACAAGAAAGAGCAGTATTTGAGCGTCATCGGCGAAAGCCCCGAGACCGACAACCTGGCCTTCAGCCTGCCGCTCAAGGAAATCAGCCAGCCGATCGACTTCAAGACCGGCTACGCCGTGATGAGGGTCCTGGCCCGCACCGAGGCCGTCAAGGAAGAGTTCGAGAAGACCAAGGCGACCGAGACGGCAAGCCTCCTGGAGCAGAAGAAGAACAAGTTCCTGCAGGCCTACCTGGCTAAACTGAGGGGCGAGAAGGACATCAAGATCCGATACGACGCCTTCCTCAAGGCGAGCCAGGACGTCCTGGCCCGCTACGAGAAGAGCGGAACCGGAAGCACCACCAACTGA
- a CDS encoding HIT domain-containing protein, producing the protein MRTVDVRRGCVLCRAAKAKDDAGTHILVRGRQAFVLLNKYPYQPGHLMIAPIRHLASLEEAPKALLAEMTALLQRSLAVLRTAYAPHGFNTGMNLGRSAGAGVIDHFHLHVVPRWVGDSNFMPIVGGTKVLIEDLDATTARLRPLFAGRRKAARR; encoded by the coding sequence GTGCGAACCGTCGATGTCCGCCGCGGCTGCGTGCTTTGCCGCGCCGCCAAAGCCAAAGACGACGCCGGGACCCACATCCTCGTCCGGGGCCGGCAGGCTTTCGTCCTGCTCAATAAATATCCTTACCAACCGGGCCACCTGATGATCGCCCCGATCCGTCACCTGGCCTCGCTCGAGGAGGCGCCCAAGGCCCTCCTGGCCGAGATGACCGCCCTCCTGCAGCGCAGCCTGGCTGTGCTGCGGACGGCCTACGCCCCGCACGGGTTCAACACGGGCATGAACCTGGGCCGCAGCGCCGGGGCCGGGGTGATCGATCACTTCCACCTCCATGTCGTCCCCCGCTGGGTGGGCGACTCCAATTTCATGCCCATCGTCGGCGGGACCAAGGTCCTGATCGAGGACCTCGACGCGACTACCGCCCGGCTCCGCCCCCTGTTCGCCGGCCGCCGCAAGGCGGCTCGCCGCTGA
- a CDS encoding integration host factor subunit beta, which produces MIKADLINRISKELNVPKQEAETGVNLFFDTIKEAILKGEEIEVRGFGSFRFRQRPSRSGRNPRTGDPVKVPPKKVLYFKPSKLLKELINKE; this is translated from the coding sequence ATGATTAAGGCCGATCTGATCAACCGGATCAGCAAAGAGCTCAACGTCCCGAAGCAGGAGGCCGAAACCGGCGTCAATCTCTTCTTCGACACCATCAAGGAAGCCATCCTGAAGGGCGAGGAGATCGAGGTCCGCGGCTTCGGCAGCTTCCGCTTCCGCCAGCGGCCGTCCCGTTCGGGGCGGAACCCCCGCACGGGCGACCCGGTCAAGGTGCCGCCCAAGAAGGTCCTGTACTTCAAGCCCAGCAAGCTTCTGAAAGAGCTGATCAACAAGGAATGA
- a CDS encoding 30S ribosomal protein S1 translates to MTETNKPKEEKLTMEDYEHLLDKYQFSQQEAAPGKIVKGRVLKVTADQVMVDIGMKSEGMIPIADFTDSAEPIVPAPGQEIEAVLERNDRKEGYFILSKKKADAEKALDALEKAAQHGGVVTGKIVDRAKNGFHVNVGIPAFMPESHADLRPVKDPEKLIGQTFKFKVIRFDRKTENAVVSRKLVLADEREIKKRKVFGTIAKGQKLPGHIRSLTSFGAFVDIGGVEGLLHVSDIAWGKIGHPQEILQAGQDIEVVVLDFNEKDEKISLGLKQLTPDPWTNIAEKFKAGDKITGKVTSLTDFGAFVELEKGVEGLVHISDLTWSRKMIHPKKLLKLGDMITVSILEVNPTSKRISLGLKQALPHPLEGFKERHNPGSRVHGKITSITDFGAFLEVEPGIEGLIHISDISWEKIKHPSVKLKVGQETDAVVLGVDIDKQKVSLGLKQLEGDIWEEFFIRQKVGDLVNVRIVRIAEFGVFVEILPGIEGVVFNSEIDEHKVENPAEVVKVNEERQAKLIKLNAKDKKISLSFRQAQMDLQKQEYQKYQDNQGTGLTFGDLIREQLNKNLAATKTAVPAAPIVADNPVVAEAPAEPEAMAAPAPAEEEIAASVPSKDGTAETAEEKADD, encoded by the coding sequence ATGACAGAAACGAACAAGCCGAAAGAAGAGAAGCTGACCATGGAGGACTACGAGCATCTGCTGGACAAGTATCAGTTCAGCCAGCAGGAGGCCGCTCCTGGGAAGATCGTCAAGGGCCGGGTTCTCAAAGTCACCGCCGACCAGGTCATGGTCGACATCGGCATGAAATCCGAGGGCATGATCCCCATCGCCGACTTCACCGACAGCGCCGAGCCGATCGTACCGGCGCCCGGCCAGGAGATCGAGGCCGTTCTGGAAAGAAACGACCGCAAGGAAGGCTACTTCATTCTATCCAAGAAGAAAGCCGATGCTGAGAAGGCCCTCGACGCCCTGGAGAAGGCCGCTCAGCACGGCGGCGTCGTCACCGGCAAGATCGTCGACCGGGCCAAGAACGGCTTCCATGTCAACGTCGGCATCCCGGCCTTCATGCCCGAATCCCACGCCGACCTGCGGCCGGTCAAGGACCCCGAAAAGCTCATCGGCCAGACCTTCAAGTTCAAGGTCATCCGCTTCGACCGCAAGACCGAGAACGCCGTCGTCTCGCGCAAGCTGGTCCTGGCGGATGAGCGCGAGATCAAGAAGCGCAAGGTCTTTGGGACGATCGCGAAGGGCCAGAAGCTCCCCGGCCATATCCGCTCGCTGACCAGCTTCGGCGCCTTCGTCGACATCGGCGGTGTGGAAGGTCTGCTCCACGTCTCCGACATCGCCTGGGGCAAGATCGGCCACCCGCAGGAGATTCTGCAGGCCGGCCAGGACATCGAAGTCGTCGTCCTCGACTTCAACGAGAAGGACGAGAAGATTTCGCTCGGGCTCAAGCAGCTCACCCCCGACCCCTGGACCAATATCGCCGAGAAGTTCAAAGCCGGCGACAAGATCACGGGCAAAGTCACTTCGCTGACCGACTTCGGCGCCTTCGTCGAGCTGGAGAAGGGAGTGGAAGGCCTGGTCCACATCTCCGACCTGACCTGGTCGCGCAAGATGATCCATCCCAAAAAGCTGCTCAAGCTGGGCGACATGATCACGGTCAGCATCCTGGAGGTCAACCCGACCTCCAAGCGGATCAGCCTGGGCCTCAAACAAGCGCTGCCCCACCCCCTGGAGGGCTTCAAGGAGCGCCACAACCCCGGCAGCCGGGTCCACGGCAAGATCACCAGCATCACCGATTTCGGCGCCTTCCTCGAGGTCGAGCCCGGGATCGAAGGCCTCATCCACATCTCCGACATCTCCTGGGAGAAGATCAAGCATCCCTCGGTCAAGCTGAAAGTCGGCCAGGAGACCGACGCGGTCGTGCTGGGGGTGGACATCGACAAGCAGAAAGTCTCCCTGGGCCTCAAACAGTTGGAAGGCGACATCTGGGAGGAATTCTTCATCCGCCAGAAGGTCGGCGATCTGGTCAACGTCCGCATCGTCCGCATCGCCGAGTTCGGCGTCTTCGTCGAGATCCTGCCCGGCATCGAAGGCGTCGTCTTCAATTCCGAAATCGACGAGCACAAGGTCGAGAACCCGGCCGAAGTGGTCAAGGTCAACGAGGAGCGGCAGGCCAAGCTCATCAAGCTCAACGCCAAGGACAAGAAGATCAGCCTCAGCTTCCGGCAGGCCCAGATGGACCTCCAGAAGCAGGAATATCAAAAGTATCAGGACAACCAGGGCACCGGCCTGACCTTCGGCGACCTCATTCGGGAGCAGCTGAATAAGAACCTGGCCGCGACGAAGACGGCGGTTCCGGCCGCCCCGATTGTCGCGGACAACCCGGTTGTCGCGGAAGCGCCCGCGGAGCCGGAGGCGATGGCAGCGCCGGCGCCGGCCGAGGAAGAGATAGCCGCGTCAGTGCCGTCGAAGGACGGCACCGCCGAAACGGCAGAGGAGAAAGCCGATGATTAA